The Candidatus Pantoea soli genome window below encodes:
- the tcdA gene encoding tRNA cyclic N6-threonylcarbamoyladenosine(37) synthase TcdA: MKGVSDAWRQRFGGTARLYGQDALQRFADAHFCVIGIGGVGSWAAEALVRTGIGKITLIDMDDVCITNTNRQIHALQGNVGQAKTEVMAARLRAINPECEVICVDDFITPDNTAELLAGGFDYVIDAIDSVRPKAALIAWCRRNKIPLITTGGAGGQIDPTQIQVSDLARTIQDPLAAKLRERLKSDFGVVKNSKGKLGIDCVFSTEALVYPQPDGSVCASRSTAEGPKRMDCSAGFGAATMVTATFGFVAVSHALKKFLARAARQPA; this comes from the coding sequence ATGAAAGGGGTAAGCGATGCCTGGCGGCAGCGTTTTGGCGGCACCGCCCGGTTATACGGGCAGGACGCGCTGCAGCGGTTTGCCGACGCGCATTTCTGCGTGATTGGCATTGGTGGCGTAGGATCGTGGGCGGCAGAGGCGCTGGTACGCACCGGCATCGGCAAAATCACGCTGATTGATATGGACGATGTCTGTATCACCAACACAAACCGGCAGATTCACGCCCTGCAGGGCAACGTGGGGCAGGCCAAAACCGAGGTCATGGCGGCCCGCCTGCGCGCCATTAACCCGGAATGCGAGGTTATCTGTGTTGATGATTTCATTACGCCGGACAACACCGCAGAACTGCTGGCAGGCGGGTTTGATTATGTGATTGATGCCATTGACAGCGTGCGGCCTAAAGCGGCGCTGATCGCCTGGTGCCGCCGCAACAAGATCCCGCTGATTACCACCGGCGGCGCGGGCGGGCAGATTGACCCGACGCAGATTCAGGTCAGCGATCTGGCCCGCACCATTCAGGATCCGCTGGCCGCGAAATTACGCGAGCGGCTGAAAAGTGACTTCGGCGTGGTGAAAAACAGCAAAGGCAAACTGGGGATTGACTGCGTCTTCTCCACCGAGGCGCTGGTTTATCCGCAGCCGGACGGCAGCGTGTGCGCCTCACGCAGCACGGCAGAAGGGCCAAAGCGCATGGATTGTTCTGCCGGTTTTGGCGCAGCCACCATGGTGACTGCCACCTTTGGCTTTGTGGCGGTTTCGCATGCGCTGAAGAAGTTTCTGGCGCGCGCGGCGCGTCAGCCAGCGTAA
- the csdE gene encoding cysteine desulfurase sulfur acceptor subunit CsdE, whose amino-acid sequence MTSTLLAPHPFGDLITEASLTEKFAHFHQWEDRYRQLIQLSRQLPALPEALKSAENELSGCENRVWLSSQLRPDGTLHFYGDSEGRIVRGLLAVLLTAVEGKTPAALLAQDPLALFDTLGLRAQLSASRSSGLKALAAAVQRAARAHYAG is encoded by the coding sequence ATGACATCCACCCTGCTTGCGCCGCATCCGTTTGGCGATCTGATCACCGAAGCCAGTCTGACGGAAAAATTTGCCCATTTTCATCAGTGGGAGGATCGCTACCGCCAGCTGATTCAGCTCAGCCGCCAGCTGCCGGCACTGCCGGAAGCGCTGAAAAGTGCAGAGAACGAACTGAGCGGTTGCGAAAACCGCGTCTGGCTCAGCAGCCAGCTGCGGCCCGACGGCACGCTGCATTTCTACGGCGACAGCGAAGGGAGAATTGTACGCGGTTTGCTGGCGGTACTGCTGACCGCGGTGGAGGGAAAAACGCCGGCAGCCCTGCTTGCGCAGGACCCGCTGGCGTTATTTGACACCTTAGGACTGCGTGCACAACTCAGCGCGTCGCGCAGCAGCGGGCTGAAGGCGCTGGCGGCAGCGGTACAGCGCGCGGCCCGCGCCCATTACGCTGGCTGA
- the mltA gene encoding murein transglycosylase A: MKGQWAKYALTGAIFALLAGCSSKPTDRGQQYIDGKLEQPLGLVNEPNAKGRPVNGRDFGLQVQQIQSASAGLYGRHLSTYSAIQNWLLSGADTRQLRQFGLNAYQMEGTDNYGNVQFTGYYTPVVEARYTRQGEFQYPIYRMPPRPRGQKLPSRAAIYNGALDERYVIAWSNSLIDNFMMDVQGSGYVDFGDGRPLRFFGYGGKNGWAYHSIGKELIDRGEVKREDMSMQAIRQWAQTHSPQEVREVLETNQSFVFFKPEEYVPVRGASAVPLIAKASVASDRSLIPAGTALLAEVPQLNEKGKFNGKYEMRLMVALDVGGAIKGQHFDIYQGVGPDAAHLAGFYNHYGRVWVLKAAPGAGQPLFSNPQNGNNGSLLIGAN; the protein is encoded by the coding sequence ATGAAAGGACAATGGGCGAAGTATGCACTTACTGGCGCGATTTTCGCGCTGCTGGCGGGTTGCAGCTCGAAGCCGACCGATCGCGGTCAGCAATATATTGATGGCAAGCTGGAGCAGCCGCTCGGGCTGGTCAATGAACCGAACGCCAAAGGTCGTCCGGTGAATGGTCGGGATTTCGGCCTGCAGGTGCAGCAGATTCAGTCCGCCTCGGCGGGCCTGTATGGGCGCCATCTCAGCACCTACAGCGCTATTCAGAACTGGCTGCTTTCCGGTGCCGACACGCGCCAGCTGCGCCAGTTCGGCCTGAACGCCTATCAGATGGAAGGCACGGATAACTACGGGAATGTGCAATTCACCGGCTACTACACGCCGGTAGTGGAAGCGCGCTATACCCGTCAGGGCGAGTTCCAGTACCCGATTTACCGTATGCCGCCGCGTCCGCGCGGGCAGAAGCTGCCCAGCCGCGCCGCCATTTATAACGGCGCTCTGGACGAGCGCTACGTGATTGCGTGGAGCAACTCGCTCATCGATAACTTTATGATGGATGTGCAGGGCAGCGGCTACGTGGATTTCGGTGACGGCCGTCCGCTGCGCTTCTTTGGTTATGGCGGTAAAAATGGCTGGGCCTACCACAGCATCGGCAAAGAGCTGATCGATCGCGGTGAAGTGAAGCGTGAAGACATGTCGATGCAGGCGATTCGCCAGTGGGCGCAGACGCACTCTCCGCAGGAGGTGCGCGAAGTGCTGGAGACCAACCAATCGTTTGTCTTCTTTAAACCGGAAGAGTACGTGCCGGTACGCGGTGCCAGCGCCGTGCCGCTGATTGCCAAAGCGTCTGTGGCTTCTGACCGCTCGCTGATCCCGGCCGGGACCGCGCTGCTGGCCGAAGTGCCGCAGCTGAATGAGAAAGGCAAGTTCAATGGTAAATATGAAATGCGCCTGATGGTGGCGCTGGATGTGGGCGGCGCGATCAAAGGCCAGCACTTTGATATTTATCAGGGCGTGGGGCCGGATGCGGCGCATCTTGCCGGTTTCTATAACCATTATGGTCGCGTCTGGGTGCTGAAAGCCGCGCCGGGAGCCGGCCAGCCGCTGTTCAGCAATCCGCAAAACGGCAATAATGGTTCATTGCTGATCGGGGCGAACTGA